GCAGGGCACTTTTCGGCGCAGGCCCCGCAGTTTGTGCAGAGGGCATAGTCGATCTCGGCACAGTTGTCTCTGACCTTGATGGCGCCGGTGGGGCATACCCGTTCGCAGGCCCGGCAGGCGATGCACCCCACCTGGCAGATCTTGCGGACCACCGGCCCGCGGTCGCGGTTCCGGCAGAGGACGTGCACCCGTGCCGACTGCGGCACCAGGGCTATACACTTGTGGGGGCAGGCTGCCACGCACTTGCCGCACCCCGTGCACCTGTCCTTTTCCACCACCGGCAACCCGTCGGGACCCATAAAGATGGCGTCAAAAGGGCATGCCCGCACGCAGGTACCCAGGCCCAGGCATGCCCACGCACATGCCTTGTGCCCGCCGCCGGCTGCGGCTGCCGCTGCCCGGCAGTCGGGGATGCCCTGGTAAGCGTAGCGGTCCTGGCAGTGAGGCCCTCCCCCGCAGAACACCCGCGCTACCTGGCGCTCGCGGGCAGTGTCGGCCTC
The Bacillota bacterium DNA segment above includes these coding regions:
- a CDS encoding RnfABCDGE type electron transport complex subunit B, with the translated sequence MLEAILVMAISGAFFGGLLAYAARRFAVQVDERAEAIAATLPGANCGGCGHPGCSGLAAAIAAGKAPVDACPVGGARVAALVAAIMGVEADTARERQVARVFCGGGPHCQDRYAYQGIPDCRAAAAAAGGGHKACAWACLGLGTCVRACPFDAIFMGPDGLPVVEKDRCTGCGKCVAACPHKCIALVPQSARVHVLCRNRDRGPVVRKICQVGCIACRACERVCPTGAIKVRDNCAEIDYALCTNCGACAEKCPAHTIVVEPEQKREASTAAAS